A single Leptolyngbya sp. CCY15150 DNA region contains:
- a CDS encoding IS1 family transposase has protein sequence MNCPHCASTNVVKNGHRNGKQSYLCRDCRRQF, from the coding sequence ATGAATTGTCCTCATTGTGCCAGCACCAACGTTGTCAAGAATGGGCATCGCAACGGCAAACAAAGCTACCTGTGCCGAGACTGCCGCCGCCAGTTCC